The sequence ATGAAGGCTGGCCCCGGAAGAATACGCATAGCCGAACATCGATATGTCGATGAGGGCACGAATTGCCAGTTCCGTACGGTAGTGGAAAAGAATTTCCGGCACATAGAGTCCAGCCCAGGAGTAGCGGCAGGCCAGCGGTAACAAATATGGAATAGCTTCCGGCCCCTGAGCTTTCAGCTCATCCAGGGTTTCCTGGAGAGCATTTTTCCGCACCTCATAACCCTTATCTTTGGTCTGCGGAAATCGCTCACTATCATCAGCACTCTGTAGCTCCTTCACCAGCGCGAGAATTGCTGCATTCTCTGTCTCGGGATAAAGCGTACGATACTCTTTGAATTTCAGGGCGATCCAATACTTCTGCAACCAGGTAAGAGGAGGGTAGTAGTAAGACAAAGTCGGCTGCTCCTCAGTTTCTGCATCCCGGTAGCGTCCGTGTTGGATAAAATAAGCCTTTTCCTCCTTGGCCACTTCCCAGCGGCGCTTGCAGATTTCTATGGCCTCGTCACAATCATAGGCAAACATACGACTGGTGGAAACAATGTCATACAGTCTGTCTTCATTGGGGTAGTCGCGCAGAAGCTTAGAAGAAACACGTATTGCTTCACCATACTGCTGCTTGGCAAGTAAACCAAAAGCCTCTTCTATGCTCTTGATAAGTCTTTTTTGCTCTTTTTCCTTTGCCCGACGTGCAGCTATTTCCTCCTCGCCGATAGTCATTCTGGCCTCTTCGTGTTTTCTCAGACAACAGCGCTTGTATTTTTTCCCTGAACCGCATGGACATGGATCATTCCTTCCGACTTTCTCCAGTACCACATCCTCTAATGCCGCCTTCTGGGTCTGAGCCTGGGCAAGTAGAGCATCGCGCATCTGTAAAAGCCGTTCCCTGGGAATACCGGCCTTTTCAGCAATGGCATCGGGGTCGCCACCCTGAAGCAATTCCAAAACAGGTTGCAGTTCAGACTCCGATATCGCCCCAACTGCAGGTGTGTCAGCACCACTCATTAAGCTATCTCCCTCATGTCAAGTGTTGATCTCTGTGGGTTATATTTTCTCGAAATACTCAATACACGCTTTGGCAAAGCCCTTAGTATACGAATGAAAATCAAAATCCTTTTGGCCTAGATGTCTATTCAGTATTTCAGCCCGAAAAATATCCCAGAATTTAGGTATTCCCCCCGCTCGATAAATGGCAGCAAGTTCATCATAATCGGCTTCGTACCGAGCAAACTCGAGCCCTTTCTCATAACCTGCAGCGAACCACTTCTCGTTGTAACCAGAATTCACCTCTCCAGTCATTTGCCCGCCTTTTCAATTGCAAAGCAGCAGTGCGCTATTCAACTCAAAGGACCTAGTTCCCAGGATCTCAATAAATCTCTCTACCTCTTGCCCGTTTTCTATCAGCAAAAGGGATCAAAGTAAAACCCACGGAACAATAAGGTATGAAAAGGCTCAGGTCAAGAAAAATTCGGGACTTCGTTTTCCCCCTGTCAGGCCCCAGCCAAGGCCATTATTCACTACAATGAGTCCCCGAGCGTTGAGGATTGGCAATTCGGCCGTGCTTCTGCCACTGAACAACTTCGCCCCCTAGCCTCTCTTCATCTATAGAACCATACACGCCCTGTATTCTAATAACGCCTCCTCTCATGTCGTCCGCCACCCAATGCCCAGCATCTCCTTCGATGATTATTTCGCCTGCCGTCATCTTTTTGCCGATGACATCGGCAACATTACCCTTCACTCTGATCTCCCCGCCGCTCATGCGGTAGCCAATCCAATTGCCAGCGTCACCGTCAATAGTTAATCTTCCGCCGGCCATAAATGTACCAATGTGGCTTCCCACATCTCCCCGAAAAAGAATCTCCCCGCTTCTCATCTTGACCCCAAGCCAGTATGCCCGACTGCCGACAATTTCAATGTGACCTCTGGTGTGCCGATAGCCAAGTCCTGAAACGCCCCCGCTGTATCTGGAAAGATTGAGATGGAGTATATCATCTCGCTGGATAACCTTGTCATAAACCCCGGAAATGAAGAACCCCAACAGTGCCCCACGCAGCCGGCGAGGCAAAATTTCGTTGAAAAGCCGCTCCACTTCTCTAAGATTTAGATCGTAGTCTTTGGCAACACTTTTCCCAAAACAAAAAACTCTCTCACCTGATTCCAAACGCCAGCCAGGTATTCTTAGCACCCAACTGCGGTATTGCCTAACGATATCTTCAAGTTTGTTGTAAGTATCTTTAATAAACTGACCATATCTCTCCTTTCTCTGCCGCTTGTCAGCATCAACACCTTTACATCTCAGCAGCTGAGGATTTTTCTCTAATAGTTTCCTAATTGATTCCATAAGATTTACAAATGGTTTTGCCTATAGCAATCCGTGGGATATCTCGCTCATTTTCAATTTCGACCAATCTTGCTGAAGCAGAGAGTTTCCTTTTTAGGAGTTCGTAGTTCTCTCTGAATCTATAGTCGCACTGTGTTTCACTTTTTAGCCAGATAATCGTCAACCGTCCTTTGACCGTAGAAAAATAGTCCACGACCCCAAGAATATTGTCAATGCCTGCGTCCGTTATCAAAATGTAGTCTATCACAATCCCAGCAAGGTTCTGCACATACTGATCAAGGCTATCCACATGCAGGGTGGTTCCATGTCCCTGATATACCTTCAACATTTCATAAACGCGCTGTCTGTCTGCTGTCAGGCCTAGTTCCATATTGACATCGGAGAAATTTATCACTCCCACTTTTGCCCCCAGTTCAAAGTAACTGCGAGCAACGGAGAAAGCGCCAAGAACTGCATACGAGACCACTTCCTCCGGATTGGGCATACTTCCCGATGAATCTATTATAATAACCGCATCTGGAACCGAAATTTCCCCATACCTCTCATATTCTGCCAACTCATACTTTCTGGCCAGGGAAGGCAGAACCTTGCCGTAGCTCTCCACGGCACTAAAGGTGTCAATATTGTCATCAAGGTTGAAGTCTGTTATCTGCTCGGGATAAAGGGAGCCTTTTTTTATAAGAGGTTCAATAAAGATAGAGTAGCTGCGACACTTGCTCCTGTACCAACCTACGTCCGGTCTGTCTAGAGCTTGTAGTAGGACGTTGTGCCCGGGGCTGATTCCTGTTCCGCCGGAGCGGGGTTCACTCGGAACCATGCCCGCCTCCTTTAGATTGTTGAGTATCTCCAATGCCATTTCACGGTATTCCTGCGGTGGCAATTCTTGAGCAATGGCAGCCACAGCTCTGCTGATACGCTCCGGGCTAAAATCCGCAGGGGAAAAGAAAAAGTACGGTAACTCCATACTTTCACCAAGCAAGTCTCCTATTATTTCTGCAAACCGTCTTATATTGCTCCGCAATCGAACTCTACTCAAATCAAGAAAATCGATGGAGCAAAGATCTCCTATTCTCTGTTCAAGTGCCGCCTCAACTTCTCCGCCGCCAAAATCAATCCCCGTCACTCTGAAATAAAATAGCCGCAATAGCCTGTCAACTCTAATAGTAGCTGGTAGTTCACAATAGGCTTGAGCCACTTGTGTTAAACCTCTGTTGATAACGAGGTCCAGGTTCACTACGACGTCATCGTAAAGATTTCTGATCTCATTTTTTCCAGCTACCTCCCCGAGCCAGTAGTGCTCCAAAATCAAAGTTCCCACATCATAGGGATGTTTGGCCCAGTGATTGAGTTCATGATGGAAGAGTCCACGCAGGGCTTCCTGACTGAATTTTTCGGTCAGTCCCTCCCCAACCAGTAACTTGAAGCGAGGGCTACGAAAGGTTATCTCAATTGTTGCATTCCGCACCCGCTCCAACTGCGCAATGGGAGGATAGTAAAGGTCCTTCCTTGCTTGGTCGAAAACCGGCTTGATTGTATCCAGCCCCTGTTCATACATGAAAGTTTTCACTCACCCAATGCTGACCACTCCCGGCGCCAAAAGCATAGGGCCTAGCCTGGACCCGGCCAAGCAGGTGTTAGCCATTGTTTGACAAAGTCTCTCTCACGAGGCTTTGGAAAAAAGGATGGCCAATGTCGTCTGCCATCTTCTCAAGCGTTTCTGAGTCCCCATTCTGCAAAGCCACATATGCCTCAATTTGATGATCTCTATGCTCCTCCCATCTCTTTTTCGCTTCCCTGAGAGCGTCGGCAACAGCATACAGGTCGTCCGAACAGTTTTTCTTCACATCTTTCACTTCACTACGCTTCTTATCGCTCAACCCACTCCGGTGCCATATTACGTAAGGCATGATTGCACTAATATGCTCCAGGGTCACCTCTTCTTCGCCAGTCATCCACGCGAGAGCTTGACCATATCTCAGCAGGCTTTGCTCTGCCCGCTGAGAGATGCCATACAAGTCAGAACAGATATAGTTCCGATAATGGCAACCGTCACACCTGGAAAAATCTTTTTTCAGAGTATATTGACAGCGGACTTCCTCCCCCAGATAGTCAAGAAAAAGTTCTGCATCTTCTGTTATTTCCCTTTCTTTCATTTCCTCTCGTATGGTTTTTATTTCCTGCCGTCTCGGAATTTTGAGATCAAGACCCGCCTTGCTGAACCTCGCCTCAAGTTCTTCCTTGAACCTCTCGGCTCTTAAATTAATGTAAGTCACTGTTGCATCAGCGGATCCGGTTTCATTGTTTTCCAGGACGAAAGTGATCAACTCTTGACTTGTCTGCCTATCTTTCAAGATTTCCTCGTCGATTCCCCTCCTAATGATTCTTTTTCTTACCGGATGCAAGGGGCCAGTCTCAACCGCCACATCAAATCTATCCAGAAGTGGAGCAATCAGTCTTGTTGCGCCAACATCTTGATAATTAATGGTCGCAAAGAACGACTTCCCCTCCTGGAATATCAAGGTTTCACCTCTATAACTCCATATGTTTCTGTCCACTTCGTTAAGCAGCATGTTCTGCTTGCCAACAGGCAGACGGTTGATCTCATCTATTATAACCACTGGAGGAAACGGGATAATTTTCCACTTGACTATCTCCTTCCCTTGTTTTTCCAAGGCGCCAAGATCTATAGTAGCCTTTATTTTTTCTTCAGTTTGCTCTGGATGAGCATGTACGGTGGCAGTCTGAATGAACTCCAGGGGCAGTCCAAGAACCAAGCTCGATATTCTTTCGCTTGAGCTAGTTTTTCCACTACCGTATTCTCCAAAGACAAGTTCCTTGCCGCTCAAGAGCAGGGTCAAAATCCCGAATAGAGCAACCGGCAAATACTTTCTGTCGCCTATTTCTAGTAACTCATCACCTAGATAAAAGCAGTCACGAATGAGTTCGTAAAGTCTCTCAACTTTCTCATTGAGCTCCGTCATCTCCAGTCACCACGAAGAAGGTTTCTGATAACCTGTGAATGACCACTATAAACAAATGTAACAGGTCAAAAAGTCCGAAGCAATAAGAACTCCACTTCATTCTTGACAGGTTAGTGGGGTTGGCACCGGAGTCGACCAATCTCGGCAAACGAAGACGATTTCTTATGCCTGCTTTGTATGTTACACTTTTATTGGTTTGTGCCCTTTTTGCTGGCCTCACTCGGCATTACTAGCAAGCCTCTAGTGAATAAGCTCGAAACTTAACTTTAAATAGAAGGAAAAAAAGGAGAACAGATATGGGAGCGCCCTTGATCCTCGGAGAACTCGTTGATTTCATAACAGGCCGTACTATCACCGATACATTGGATGAACGGTATCGGCAGAGAATCGCCAAGATTCTGGTGGAGGAAAAGGGATATCTGAAAGAAGACATCCAAATCCAACGGGAACTACCGTTGCTGGTCGATGCGAGCAGTTACCTGTGCAAAATAGACTTCGCCGTTGTCCTGAATGGAAAAACCGTAATGATAGTGCGGTTTGGACCGGGTTCCATTGTATCACGTGAACGACCTGCTCTTGCAGCCGCGAGGCTCCTGGAACCATATACGGTACCCTTCGCAGTCGTTACCAATGGCAAGGAAGCTCACCTTATTGATACTGCTTCTGGCCGGGTTATTGGCAGGAGTCTAGACAGCATCCCCTCAAGAAGCGACTTGCTAGATCGATTTCCGAATATTTTGTTCACCTGTCTTGCTGAGAAACGCCTTGAAAAGGAGCGGCGAATCTTATTTGCCTTCGAGGCAATAGGTACGTGCCCACTGGACTCCGAACATTAGGAGTACTATTGTTAAATTATGGCCCGAGCTCGAAACTGGAAAGCGAAAATCCCGATCACCTGCAACGCAACCTATTGATCTCATTGTCGAGAATGATTATTTAATATGTCTTCCAGGGACTACAGGTTGCCCAGCTTGTAGCCAACATCAAGACGACGTCTTGAAGGAATTCAATGTGGTCTGTTGGCTGAGAGGCCTTGCCGTCATATGGAGGAAGCATGGTAAAAAAAACTAAGCCATATGAAATGATTACTGATTTTATCACAGGAAAGCCAGTTCCCAATATAGGCGCAGAAGAGAATCGCCAGCGTGTCGAACGCTTCCTGGTGGAAAATAGAGGCTATAGCAAAGCTGACATTGAGGTAGACGCAGACCTCACTTTCACCATTGGTGATACCCAGATCCGCTCCAATGTGGACTTGGTTGTAAAGCTGGAGGACAAGCGGTTCATGGTGCTCCGGTGCGTGCCCGGTTCTCTGGTCTCAAGACAGCGGGAAACCCTGGCGGCAGCCAGGCTGCTGGACTGCTATCAGATTCCTTTCGCTGTTGTTACAGATGGCAATGATGCGGACCTGCTCGATACCGTCACTGGTAAGGTGATCGCTCGGGGCATGGAGGCCATACCCGCAAAAGAAGATGCGTATCAATATCTAACGGTGATCGAACTTCAGCCTTTGCCCGAAAATAGAGTGCAGCGAGAAAGGATCATTTTCCGCTCGTTCGATGAAATGAATATTAATGTCCAGCGAAAGCTCGGACAGGTGTGAGGGGATATCGGCCATTGCCTATCTCGCCCGGCAAATCTCTTGCTGAGGTGACTGTTCGGCAAACAGCAGCTGCTGCCTATGCAGGGCTCTCTTGGCAGTTCCAAAGGCAATCTCCACTCTAGCCTCGACGCAGCTGAGTGGTCTCGAAACGACTAAAGTAAAATGCGGTTTCCCCCAGAGTCAGAAGTGTTGTCTACCAGCCGCCGGTTCCCAGGACACGGCTGGTTCGGTCTTGCCGTACTTGGCGTCGCGCAGATATCTCTGTTTGTCGGCATAGAGGTAGTGAGCTACTGGTTCTACCCTCTAGCCTGGTGGTCGTATATCCTGATTGCGGACGCACTAGTCTATTACCGCAAAGGAACTTCCTTGCTAACGCATCACTTCCGCGAATTCTTCCTCTTGCTATCCTGGTCCATTTCTTTATGGCTGCTTTTTGAAATGTTCAACATTAGATTACACAACTGGCATTACACCATGGTCCCCATTAACACCACCGAACGCTGGTTGGGATATATTGTCAGTTACGCCACGGTGCTCCCGGGACTCTTTGAAACCATGGAGGTATTTGAGAGCTATGGGCTTTTGCAAAACTGCCGTACTCGGCCGCTAGCCAGCAGCAGCCACTGGTATGCTCCTTTTGTCTTCATCGGCCTGATCTTCCTGCTCCTTCCCCTTCTCTGGCCGCAG is a genomic window of Deltaproteobacteria bacterium containing:
- a CDS encoding AAA family ATPase; this encodes MTELNEKVERLYELIRDCFYLGDELLEIGDRKYLPVALFGILTLLLSGKELVFGEYGSGKTSSSERISSLVLGLPLEFIQTATVHAHPEQTEEKIKATIDLGALEKQGKEIVKWKIIPFPPVVIIDEINRLPVGKQNMLLNEVDRNIWSYRGETLIFQEGKSFFATINYQDVGATRLIAPLLDRFDVAVETGPLHPVRKRIIRRGIDEEILKDRQTSQELITFVLENNETGSADATVTYINLRAERFKEELEARFSKAGLDLKIPRRQEIKTIREEMKEREITEDAELFLDYLGEEVRCQYTLKKDFSRCDGCHYRNYICSDLYGISQRAEQSLLRYGQALAWMTGEEEVTLEHISAIMPYVIWHRSGLSDKKRSEVKDVKKNCSDDLYAVADALREAKKRWEEHRDHQIEAYVALQNGDSETLEKMADDIGHPFFQSLVRETLSNNG
- a CDS encoding type I restriction enzyme HsdR N-terminal domain-containing protein, producing the protein MGAPLILGELVDFITGRTITDTLDERYRQRIAKILVEEKGYLKEDIQIQRELPLLVDASSYLCKIDFAVVLNGKTVMIVRFGPGSIVSRERPALAAARLLEPYTVPFAVVTNGKEAHLIDTASGRVIGRSLDSIPSRSDLLDRFPNILFTCLAEKRLEKERRILFAFEAIGTCPLDSEH
- a CDS encoding type I restriction enzyme HsdR N-terminal domain-containing protein, with translation MVKKTKPYEMITDFITGKPVPNIGAEENRQRVERFLVENRGYSKADIEVDADLTFTIGDTQIRSNVDLVVKLEDKRFMVLRCVPGSLVSRQRETLAAARLLDCYQIPFAVVTDGNDADLLDTVTGKVIARGMEAIPAKEDAYQYLTVIELQPLPENRVQRERIIFRSFDEMNINVQRKLGQV